The Azospirillum brasilense genome window below encodes:
- a CDS encoding HlyD family type I secretion periplasmic adaptor subunit — MTTTDTLLGRSAIPAEPRRAEPSIGGAVRAGCAVIALALGAGLGWGFLAPLDSAAHAPGTVVVDGNRKTIQHLEGGIVAELAVRDGDTVAAGQTLLRLEGTQSRATLEELTNEQAAALVRMARLRAEYAGQRAFSVPAELVDGSAAARRALAVQQQLFAARWTRHDGDMAVLREQRLQAEREVTAHRAQERAAAEQIVYIEEELAGVLDLFNKGLERKLRVLSLKRAMADLAGTRDQSHARALLAEQAVTVADTQLHAKETARRSEIAGEMEEAQNALDQTAARLKAARDAVERTEIRAPVPGRVVGLMVFTVGGVVKPGEPLMDIVPDSGPPTIEARIDPLDIDVVKAGQTAQVRLSAFKPRRTPSIDATVVDVSADRLTDPTTHAPYFVARVRPLPGALNRLGPAALHPGMPADVLIATGQRRAIDYVLAPLQDAMAHALTED, encoded by the coding sequence ATGACGACGACCGACACGCTGCTGGGCCGAAGCGCCATTCCGGCGGAACCGCGCCGCGCCGAGCCCTCCATTGGCGGAGCCGTGCGGGCGGGCTGCGCGGTGATCGCCCTGGCGCTGGGCGCCGGGCTCGGCTGGGGGTTCCTCGCCCCGCTGGACAGCGCCGCCCACGCGCCGGGCACGGTGGTGGTGGACGGCAACCGCAAGACCATCCAGCATCTGGAAGGAGGCATCGTCGCCGAACTGGCGGTGCGCGACGGCGATACGGTGGCCGCCGGCCAGACCCTGCTCCGGCTGGAAGGGACGCAGAGCCGCGCCACCCTGGAGGAGCTGACGAACGAGCAGGCCGCCGCCCTGGTCCGCATGGCCCGCCTGCGCGCCGAATACGCCGGGCAGCGCGCCTTTTCCGTCCCGGCGGAGTTGGTGGATGGGAGCGCTGCCGCCCGGCGCGCCCTGGCCGTGCAGCAACAGTTGTTCGCCGCCCGCTGGACCCGCCATGACGGCGACATGGCCGTGCTGCGCGAGCAGCGCCTCCAGGCCGAGCGCGAGGTGACTGCCCACCGCGCCCAGGAGCGCGCGGCGGCCGAGCAGATCGTCTACATCGAGGAGGAACTGGCCGGCGTGCTCGATCTCTTCAACAAGGGTCTGGAGCGCAAGCTGCGGGTCCTGTCGCTGAAGCGCGCCATGGCCGACCTGGCCGGCACCCGCGATCAATCCCACGCTCGCGCCCTGCTGGCCGAGCAAGCGGTGACGGTCGCCGACACCCAGCTCCACGCCAAGGAGACGGCCCGCCGCTCCGAGATCGCCGGGGAGATGGAAGAGGCGCAGAACGCCCTGGACCAGACCGCCGCCCGCCTGAAGGCCGCCCGCGACGCGGTGGAGCGCACGGAGATCCGCGCCCCCGTCCCCGGCCGCGTGGTCGGTCTGATGGTGTTCACCGTGGGCGGCGTGGTGAAGCCGGGCGAGCCGCTGATGGACATCGTTCCGGACAGCGGCCCGCCGACCATCGAGGCGCGGATCGACCCTCTGGACATCGACGTGGTGAAGGCTGGCCAGACCGCGCAGGTCCGCCTCAGCGCCTTCAAGCCGCGCCGCACCCCGTCGATCGACGCCACCGTGGTGGACGTCTCCGCCGACCGCCTGACCGACCCGACGACCCATGCCCCCTACTTCGTGGCCCGCGTCCGCCCCCTGCCCGGCGCGCTGAACCGCCTCGGCCCGGCGGCCCTGCATCCGGGCATGCCGGCCGACGTGCTGATCGCGACCGGCCAGCGCCGGGCCATCGATTACGTGCTGGCGCCGTTGCAGGACGCGATGGCGCACGCGTTGACCGAGGATTGA
- a CDS encoding type I secretion system permease/ATPase, translated as MAARESRRSPSTGPSAHPSAHPPALRAIRRRITTGLAAAGGFSVFLALIQLAMPLYTMQVYDRVLGSRSVETLVALSLLALGCFAVFGLVEAIRGRLTQAMGHLAARSLTMDALEASMGGLLRGGASRPSQVLRDLNELRQFLSGPSLTAPLDAALSLVFLLFLTLIHPLYGLVCGGSILCLVGVSLLGRMLTMPGAAEANRALCRHGAEVEAASHGVEAVAAMGMMGNLRRRWQAVQDDHLRLVNRTAGRAQAVASLAKVCRMTAQVAILAAGTMLVLDRQVSPGSMLAASILMGRALAPFEQLIDSWRNWSSARESLRRLRGLFTADAAPAPGVPLPRPSGPLLLDRVTYVPPGSDRPTLRGLSFSVEPGEAVGIVGPSAAGKSTLARLLVGVLEPTQGGVYLDGHNVWRWHRDDCGRHVGYLPQGVGLLGDTVEDAIARLGEPDPALVTAAARRAGVHEMIGRLPDGYRTAIGEGGALLSGGQRQRIALARALYGDPRLLVLDEPNANLDQAGEAALLRAIAEAKAGGAAVVVIAHRRCVLDAVDRIVVLRDGMIDQTATRAEMVRRLGTTTPQPAAAAATP; from the coding sequence ATGGCCGCACGGGAATCCCGCCGCAGCCCATCCACCGGCCCATCCGCCCACCCATCGGCCCACCCACCGGCCCTGCGCGCGATCCGCCGGCGCATCACCACCGGCCTCGCCGCCGCGGGCGGGTTCAGCGTCTTTCTCGCCCTCATCCAGCTGGCGATGCCGCTCTACACGATGCAGGTCTACGACCGCGTGCTGGGCAGCCGCAGCGTGGAGACCCTGGTGGCCCTGTCGCTGCTGGCGCTGGGCTGCTTCGCCGTGTTCGGGCTGGTCGAGGCGATCCGCGGGCGGCTGACCCAGGCCATGGGGCATCTCGCGGCGCGCAGCCTGACCATGGACGCGCTGGAGGCGTCGATGGGCGGCCTGCTGCGCGGCGGCGCCAGCCGCCCGTCCCAGGTGCTGCGCGACCTCAACGAGCTGCGCCAGTTCCTCTCCGGGCCGAGCCTCACCGCGCCGCTCGACGCCGCGCTCAGCCTCGTCTTCCTGCTGTTCCTGACGCTGATCCACCCGCTCTACGGCCTCGTCTGCGGCGGCAGCATCCTCTGTCTGGTCGGGGTGAGCCTGCTCGGCCGGATGCTGACCATGCCGGGTGCGGCGGAGGCCAACCGCGCCCTGTGCCGCCATGGCGCCGAGGTCGAGGCGGCGTCGCACGGCGTGGAGGCCGTCGCCGCCATGGGCATGATGGGCAATCTGCGCCGCCGCTGGCAGGCGGTCCAGGACGACCATCTGCGGCTGGTCAACCGGACCGCGGGACGGGCGCAGGCCGTCGCCTCCCTCGCCAAGGTCTGCCGGATGACCGCCCAGGTGGCGATCCTCGCCGCCGGAACGATGCTGGTTCTGGACCGGCAGGTGTCACCGGGCAGCATGCTGGCCGCCTCGATCCTGATGGGCCGCGCGCTGGCGCCCTTCGAGCAGTTGATCGACTCCTGGCGCAACTGGTCCTCGGCCCGCGAAAGCCTGCGCCGCCTGCGCGGCCTGTTCACGGCGGACGCGGCGCCCGCGCCGGGCGTCCCCCTGCCCCGCCCCAGCGGTCCTCTGCTGCTGGACCGCGTAACCTACGTCCCGCCGGGGTCGGACCGTCCGACGCTGCGCGGCCTCTCCTTCTCGGTGGAGCCGGGCGAGGCGGTGGGCATCGTCGGCCCCTCGGCGGCGGGCAAGTCGACGCTGGCCCGGCTGCTGGTCGGCGTGCTGGAGCCGACCCAGGGTGGCGTCTACCTCGACGGTCACAATGTGTGGCGCTGGCACCGCGACGACTGCGGCCGTCATGTCGGCTACCTGCCGCAAGGCGTTGGCCTGCTCGGCGACACCGTGGAGGACGCCATCGCCCGGCTGGGCGAGCCCGACCCGGCGCTGGTCACCGCGGCGGCGCGGCGGGCCGGCGTGCATGAGATGATCGGCCGCCTCCCCGACGGCTACCGGACGGCGATCGGCGAGGGCGGCGCCCTGCTCTCCGGCGGGCAGAGGCAGCGCATCGCGCTCGCCCGCGCCCTCTACGGCGACCCCCGCCTGCTCGTTCTCGACGAGCCCAACGCGAACCTGGACCAGGCCGGCGAGGCGGCGCTCCTGCGCGCCATCGCCGAGGCCAAGGCCGGCGGCGCCGCGGTGGTGGTGATCGCCCACCGCCGCTGCGTCCTCGACGCGGTGGACCGCATCGTCGTGCTGCGCGACGGCATGATCGACCAGACCGCGACGCGGGCCGAGATGGTCCGGCGGCTGGGAACCACCACCCCGCAGCCGGCCGCCGCTGCCGCCACCCCTTGA
- a CDS encoding calcium-binding protein: protein MANVYGTNNADYLDMIKYGVSNDYVQGYDGNDTILGWSGNDTLDGWNGNDVLYGESGNDLLMGYYGTDTLYGGSGNDQLYGESGYDKLYGGDGNDTLSGGDTFDDLYGGMGKDQMTGGAGADWFFFETKDSGDIYAGNADTITDFKDEDQIWLKGSYSYAGSTSAPADGQYSIWQKDGNYVVTWNAANDTGYHDLIVKGDNPMGDISFY, encoded by the coding sequence ATGGCAAACGTCTATGGCACCAACAACGCCGACTATCTCGACATGATCAAGTACGGCGTCAGCAATGACTACGTGCAGGGTTATGACGGCAACGACACCATCCTCGGCTGGTCCGGCAACGACACGCTGGACGGCTGGAACGGCAACGACGTGCTGTACGGCGAGTCGGGCAACGACCTGCTGATGGGCTATTACGGCACCGACACGCTCTATGGCGGAAGCGGCAACGACCAGCTCTACGGCGAGAGCGGGTACGACAAGCTCTACGGCGGCGACGGCAACGACACGCTGAGCGGCGGCGACACCTTCGACGACCTCTACGGCGGCATGGGCAAGGACCAGATGACCGGCGGGGCCGGGGCCGACTGGTTCTTCTTCGAGACGAAGGACAGCGGCGACATCTACGCCGGCAACGCCGACACCATCACCGACTTCAAGGACGAGGACCAGATCTGGCTGAAGGGCAGCTACAGCTACGCCGGCTCGACCAGCGCGCCCGCCGACGGCCAATACAGCATCTGGCAGAAGGACGGCAACTACGTCGTCACGTGGAACGCGGCGAACGACACCGGCTATCACGACCTGATCGTGAAGGGCGACAACCCGATGGGCGACATCTCCTTCTACTGA
- a CDS encoding Atu4866 domain-containing protein, with protein sequence MKRAFARTATLTAALLASGAEALPDRKALAQTADRPEVQQADHPYVGLWVTEDGRVRHELLPNNRYVEARGSREKAYQGRYRVTGDHIDYWDDTGFTADGDFIDGVLHHGGMILHRRR encoded by the coding sequence ATGAAACGCGCGTTCGCCAGAACCGCCACCCTGACCGCCGCCCTGCTCGCCTCCGGCGCCGAGGCCCTGCCCGACCGCAAGGCGCTGGCCCAGACCGCCGACCGGCCTGAAGTGCAGCAGGCAGATCACCCCTATGTCGGCCTGTGGGTGACCGAAGACGGTCGCGTCCGCCACGAGCTTCTCCCCAACAACCGCTACGTCGAGGCGCGGGGCAGCCGGGAGAAGGCGTACCAGGGCCGCTATCGGGTCACCGGCGACCACATCGACTATTGGGACGACACCGGCTTCACCGCCGACGGCGACTTCATCGACGGGGTGCTGCACCATGGCGGGATGATCCTGCACCGGCGGCGCTGA
- a CDS encoding carboxymuconolactone decarboxylase family protein, with amino-acid sequence MTHATDTLTRHPVRLRTLVTAGLLAAVPAMPAPTLASALTTEERAKRGGEVIRSLNNGHPQPTLERMREEFPFLAEATEAYALGDVWSRPGLDTRTRQLAAVAAFAAIGETAFMKIHAGYALNAGVSEDELKEIVYMVTVPAGFPRAITAARTLSELFAERRPPTEGGTP; translated from the coding sequence ATGACCCACGCCACCGACACCCTCACCCGTCATCCTGTGCGCCTGCGCACCCTCGTCACGGCGGGGCTGCTCGCCGCGGTTCCCGCGATGCCCGCCCCCACCCTGGCCAGCGCCCTGACCACCGAGGAGCGCGCCAAGCGCGGCGGCGAAGTGATCCGCAGCCTGAACAACGGCCATCCCCAACCCACCCTGGAGCGGATGCGCGAGGAGTTCCCCTTCCTGGCGGAGGCCACCGAGGCTTACGCGCTGGGCGACGTCTGGTCGCGGCCGGGGCTGGACACGCGGACCCGCCAACTGGCCGCGGTCGCCGCCTTCGCCGCCATCGGCGAGACGGCCTTCATGAAGATCCACGCCGGCTACGCCCTCAACGCCGGCGTCTCCGAGGACGAGTTGAAAGAGATCGTCTACATGGTGACCGTCCCCGCCGGCTTCCCCCGCGCGATCACCGCCGCACGCACCCTGTCGGAGCTGTTCGCCGAGCGCCGCCCGCCGACGGAAGGAGGCACGCCATGA
- a CDS encoding SDR family oxidoreductase: MTAITDKTILITGASSGIGEGTARVLGAAGAKLVLGARRTDRLESLAADIRAGGGTAEVRALDVTSREDMAAFAAFAQERFGRIDVLVNNAGVMPLSPMASLKVEEWDRMIDVNIRGVLYGIAAVLPVMNGQGFGQIINIASIGALAVSPTAAVYCATKYAVRAISDGLRQENERLRVTCVCPGVVESELAHTITDPEAEELMRSYRAVSIKPDAIGRAILHAIEQPDDVDTNEIVVRPTASH, from the coding sequence ATGACCGCGATCACCGACAAGACGATCCTCATCACCGGCGCGTCCAGCGGCATCGGCGAGGGCACCGCCCGCGTCCTCGGTGCCGCCGGGGCGAAGCTTGTGCTCGGCGCCCGCCGGACTGACCGGCTGGAATCCCTGGCCGCCGACATCCGGGCCGGGGGCGGAACCGCCGAGGTCCGCGCGCTGGACGTGACGAGCCGCGAGGACATGGCCGCCTTCGCCGCCTTCGCGCAGGAGCGGTTCGGGCGCATCGACGTGCTGGTCAACAACGCCGGGGTCATGCCCCTGTCCCCCATGGCCTCGCTGAAGGTCGAGGAATGGGACCGCATGATCGACGTGAACATCCGCGGCGTCCTCTACGGCATCGCCGCGGTGCTGCCGGTCATGAACGGCCAGGGCTTCGGCCAGATCATCAACATCGCCTCCATCGGGGCGCTCGCCGTCTCACCGACCGCCGCCGTCTACTGCGCGACGAAATACGCGGTGCGGGCTATTTCCGACGGGCTGCGCCAGGAGAACGAGCGGCTGCGCGTCACCTGCGTCTGCCCCGGCGTCGTGGAATCGGAGCTGGCCCACACCATCACCGACCCGGAGGCCGAGGAGCTGATGCGCAGCTACCGCGCCGTCTCCATCAAGCCGGACGCCATCGGGCGGGCCATCCTGCACGCCATCGAGCAGCCGGATGACGTGGACACCAACGAGATCGTGGTCCGGCCCACGGCCAGCCATTGA
- a CDS encoding LysR family transcriptional regulator, translating into MSDPFEGMAAFLAVAETLNFRRASERLGVTRSAVSQAVRRLEDRIGVPLLQRTTRSVRLTDAGAHLFAATRPALAEIGTALEVIASTHGAPGGTLRLAVSSIAESILEGEALAGFLAAYPSVGVDILVTDEEFDIVAAGFDAGVRLGEAIEQDMIAIPVSAPQRQLVVASPTYLAEFGRPAHPRDLLAHRCIGWRPAPDVAPYRWEFTEDGRDFDIAVNPRVATNDMGMMVRLALAGAGLTCGMEETFRPHLERGALEAVLEAFCPPFAGFHLYYPSRRTVPLRLRALIDHLRARNGASPRASRQG; encoded by the coding sequence ATGAGCGATCCCTTCGAAGGCATGGCGGCGTTTCTGGCGGTGGCCGAGACGCTTAATTTCCGCCGGGCGTCCGAGCGCCTGGGCGTCACCCGTTCCGCCGTCAGCCAGGCGGTCCGCCGGCTGGAGGACCGGATCGGCGTGCCGCTTCTTCAAAGGACGACGCGCAGCGTTCGGCTGACCGACGCCGGCGCGCATCTGTTCGCCGCGACGCGGCCGGCGCTGGCGGAGATCGGCACGGCGCTGGAGGTCATCGCCTCGACGCATGGGGCACCGGGCGGGACGCTGCGGCTGGCCGTTTCGTCCATCGCGGAAAGCATCCTGGAGGGCGAGGCGCTGGCCGGATTCCTGGCCGCCTACCCGTCGGTCGGCGTCGACATCCTGGTGACCGACGAGGAGTTCGACATCGTCGCGGCGGGCTTCGACGCGGGCGTCCGGCTGGGCGAAGCCATCGAGCAGGACATGATCGCGATCCCGGTCTCCGCCCCGCAGCGGCAGCTGGTGGTGGCCTCACCGACCTATCTGGCAGAGTTTGGCCGTCCAGCCCATCCGCGCGACCTGCTTGCCCACCGTTGCATCGGCTGGCGTCCGGCGCCGGACGTGGCACCCTACCGCTGGGAGTTCACCGAGGACGGCCGCGACTTCGACATCGCGGTCAATCCGCGGGTCGCCACCAACGACATGGGGATGATGGTCCGGCTGGCCCTGGCCGGCGCCGGGCTCACCTGCGGCATGGAGGAAACGTTCCGGCCCCATCTGGAGCGCGGCGCGCTGGAGGCGGTCCTGGAGGCGTTTTGCCCGCCCTTCGCCGGCTTCCACCTCTACTATCCCAGCCGCCGGACGGTGCCGCTGCGGCTGCGCGCGCTCATTGACCATCTGCGGGCGCGGAACGGCGCGTCGCCGAGGGCGTCCCGTCAGGGGTGA
- a CDS encoding SAM-dependent methyltransferase, giving the protein MDIPRIFTITESAHRIHNPITPEKLATLGAALRLESGARVLDLGSGSGEMLCNWARDHGITGTGIDMSRLFTEHAKLRAVELGVADQVAFIHGDAAGYVSDEKVDVAACVGATWIAGGVAGTVELLARSLRTGGIILIGEPYWRQLPPTEEIAKGCLATAIADFLTLPELLASFDRLGCDVVEMVLADQDGWDRYEAAKWLTMRRWLDANPGDDFAKEIRAKLTSEPVRYATHTRDHLGWGVFALMPR; this is encoded by the coding sequence GTGGACATTCCTCGAATATTCACCATCACTGAAAGCGCCCACCGCATTCACAACCCGATCACACCGGAAAAGCTCGCCACGCTCGGCGCGGCGCTGCGGTTGGAGTCCGGAGCCCGGGTGCTTGACCTCGGCAGCGGTTCGGGGGAGATGCTGTGCAATTGGGCACGCGATCACGGCATCACCGGCACCGGCATCGACATGAGCCGGTTGTTCACCGAACACGCGAAGCTCCGTGCCGTTGAACTCGGCGTCGCCGATCAGGTCGCGTTCATCCACGGCGATGCCGCCGGATACGTGTCCGACGAGAAGGTCGATGTGGCCGCCTGCGTCGGTGCCACCTGGATCGCCGGTGGTGTCGCCGGCACGGTCGAGCTTCTGGCGCGGAGCCTGCGCACCGGAGGGATCATCCTCATCGGCGAGCCCTATTGGCGGCAGCTGCCGCCGACGGAAGAGATCGCCAAGGGGTGCCTCGCCACCGCCATCGCCGACTTCCTCACGCTTCCGGAGCTTCTCGCGTCCTTCGACCGCCTTGGCTGCGACGTCGTCGAGATGGTTCTGGCCGACCAGGACGGCTGGGACCGCTACGAGGCGGCCAAATGGCTGACCATGCGCCGCTGGCTGGACGCCAATCCCGGCGATGACTTCGCGAAGGAGATTCGAGCCAAGCTGACCTCGGAACCGGTGCGCTACGCCACCCACACGCGGGACCATCTGGGCTGGGGCGTGTTCGCGCTGATGCCGCGGTAA